The DNA segment GCCCGGCGGGGTAAGTCATGGCGCAGGACATCAAGAGTAAAGCGCTTGACCTGGCGCTCAGCCAGATCGAGAAGCAATTCGGCAAGGGTTCGATCATGAAGCTCGGCGAGCAGGCAGTCGAGGCCGACCTCTCGGTCGTCTCGACCGGTTCGCTGGGGCTGGACCTCGCGCTCGGCGTCGGCGGACTGCCGCGCGGGCGGGTGGTCGAGATCTACGGCCCGGAATCCTCGGGCAAGACCACGCTCGCCCTGGAGTGTATCGCCGAGGCGCAGAAGCAGGGCGGCATCGGCGCCTTCATCGACGCCGAGCACGCGCTCGACGCCGCCTACGCGCGCAAGCTCGGCGTCAACGTCGAGGACCTGCTCATTTCGCAGCCCGACAACGGTGAGCAGGCGCTCGAGATCGCCGAGACCCTGGTGCAGTCGGGCGCGGTGGACGTGCTGGTGATCGACTCGGTGGCCGCGCTGGTGCCGCGCGCCGAGATCGAGGGCGAGATGGGTGAGCCGCAGATGGGTCTGCAGGCGCGGCTGATGTCGCAGGCGCTGCGCAAGCTGACCTCGATCATCGCGCGCTCGCGCACGATCGTGATCTTCATCAACCAGATCCGGATGAAGATCGGGGTGATGTTTGGCAATCCGGAGACCACCACCGGCGGCAACGCGCTGAAGTTCTACAGCTCCATCCGCATCGACATCCGCCGCATCGGCACGCTCAAGAACGCCAACGAGGTCATCGGCTCGCGCACCAAGGTCAAGGTGGTCAAGAACAAGGTCGCGCCGCCTTTCCGCGAGGCCGAGTTCGATATCCTCTACGGCTCGGGAATTTCCAAGGAGGGCGAACTGGTGGACCTCGCGGTCGAGCACGGGATCATCGAGAAGCTCGGCGCGTGGTACTCCTACAACGGCGAGCGCATTGGCCAGGGGCGCGAGAACGCGCGCGACCTGCTCAAGGCCAATCCCGCCTTGGCCGACGAGATCGAGTCCAAGGTACGCCACAAGCTGGCGGTCAAGGGCGGCCCTGCGCCCGTGCTGCCGTCATCCGAGGACGGCCACGGCGAGGCGGCCGAGGCGCCTGCGCCCGCCGCCCCGCGCCGGCGCGGCTAGCGCGCGGGCGCCTCAAGGGTATGGAGGGCGGTTGCACGCTGTCCGCGGCGTATGCGCCGACCGCC comes from the Candidatus Binataceae bacterium genome and includes:
- the recA gene encoding recombinase RecA, whose amino-acid sequence is MAQDIKSKALDLALSQIEKQFGKGSIMKLGEQAVEADLSVVSTGSLGLDLALGVGGLPRGRVVEIYGPESSGKTTLALECIAEAQKQGGIGAFIDAEHALDAAYARKLGVNVEDLLISQPDNGEQALEIAETLVQSGAVDVLVIDSVAALVPRAEIEGEMGEPQMGLQARLMSQALRKLTSIIARSRTIVIFINQIRMKIGVMFGNPETTTGGNALKFYSSIRIDIRRIGTLKNANEVIGSRTKVKVVKNKVAPPFREAEFDILYGSGISKEGELVDLAVEHGIIEKLGAWYSYNGERIGQGRENARDLLKANPALADEIESKVRHKLAVKGGPAPVLPSSEDGHGEAAEAPAPAAPRRRG